One Bacteroidota bacterium DNA window includes the following coding sequences:
- a CDS encoding LrgB family protein: MNEITLNPVFGLLLTLLAGWLGVKIRDKAGKLWLNPMLISVVIVVVFLKMTDIPYESYKAGGDLIHMFLGPITVLLAVPLYQNRRYLKKYSKAIMSGIVVGSISALVSVIVFSKIFGLDEYIMRSILGRSVTTPIGIAISDMLGASNSIVILSISITGIFSILIIPFIYKLFRISHPIARGVALGTAAHAIGTAKAMEYGKLEGAMSALSIGLAGIFTVVWVVVLNALEFI; encoded by the coding sequence ATGAACGAAATAACTTTAAATCCCGTATTTGGATTACTACTTACGCTTTTGGCCGGATGGCTTGGTGTAAAAATACGCGACAAAGCGGGGAAGCTTTGGTTAAATCCTATGCTGATATCGGTAGTTATAGTAGTTGTCTTTCTGAAAATGACTGATATTCCATATGAGAGTTATAAAGCAGGAGGTGATTTAATCCATATGTTCTTAGGTCCGATAACAGTATTGCTGGCAGTTCCCTTATATCAAAACAGGAGGTATTTGAAGAAGTATTCGAAAGCTATTATGAGCGGTATTGTTGTTGGTTCAATTTCGGCTTTGGTATCTGTTATTGTGTTTTCGAAAATTTTCGGTCTGGATGAATATATTATGAGGTCAATTTTGGGAAGATCTGTTACTACTCCTATAGGTATTGCCATATCTGATATGTTGGGAGCCAGCAATTCGATAGTAATATTGTCTATAAGTATAACCGGAATCTTCAGTATTCTAATAATTCCTTTTATATATAAACTTTTCCGAATTAGCCACCCAATTGCCAGAGGTGTTGCTCTTGGAACTGCTGCTCACGCCATTGGAACTGCAAAAGCAATGGAGTACGGGAAACTGGAAGGAGCTATGAGTGCTCTTTCGATAGGGCTGGCGGGAATATTTACCGTAGTTTGGGTAGTAGTACTCAATGCTCTGGAATTTATATGA